A genomic segment from Bubalus bubalis isolate 160015118507 breed Murrah chromosome 5, NDDB_SH_1, whole genome shotgun sequence encodes:
- the LOC102403325 gene encoding 60S ribosomal protein L30, with the protein MVAAKKTKKSLELINSRLQLVMKSGKYVLGYKQTLKMIRQGKAKLVILANNCTALRTSEIEYYAMLAKTGVHHYSGNNIELGTACGKYYRVCTLAIIDPGDSDIIRSMPEQMREK; encoded by the coding sequence ATGGTGGCcgcaaagaagacaaaaaagtcACTGGAGTTGATCAACTCTAGGCTCCAGCTGGTTATGAAAAGTGGAAAGTACGTGCTGGGGTACAAACAGACTCTGAAAATGATCAGACAAGGCAAAGCGAAACTGGTCATCCTCGCCAACAACTGCACAGCTTTGAGGACATCTGAAATAGAGTATTATGCCATGTTGGCCAAAACTGGTGTCCATCACTACAGTGGCAATAATATTGAATTGGGCACAGCATGTGGAAAATACTACAGAGTATGCACACTGGCTATCATTgatccaggtgattctgatattaTTAGAAGCATGCCAGAACAGATGCGTGAAAAGTAA